One genomic window of Maribacter aquivivus includes the following:
- a CDS encoding head GIN domain-containing protein, whose product MKQILIIMFLLGCLLVTGQDNEVTQNLEPFKELKGFDGLSINLIKSTENKVIITGENTSKVAIVNNEGVLKIRMQIGKIFSGYKTFIDLYYAADILVIDVNEDARIVTEDIIKQDILELKAQEGGELIVSAEVEQMLIKSVSGGVIRTAGSSNLQDVQINTGGVYEGKGFVTNFSTINVNAGSRAEINAKDYVKATVKAGGEVLVFGNPKKLEEKTVFGGTIKRMQ is encoded by the coding sequence ATGAAACAAATTTTAATTATAATGTTTCTCTTAGGATGTCTTTTGGTTACTGGCCAAGATAATGAGGTTACCCAAAACTTAGAACCTTTTAAAGAGTTAAAAGGTTTTGATGGTTTGTCTATTAATCTTATAAAATCTACAGAAAACAAGGTTATTATTACTGGTGAAAATACTAGTAAGGTAGCTATTGTTAATAACGAAGGTGTTTTGAAAATACGGATGCAAATTGGTAAGATATTTAGTGGATATAAAACTTTCATAGATTTATATTATGCTGCAGATATTTTAGTTATTGATGTTAATGAAGATGCTAGAATTGTTACAGAAGATATTATTAAACAAGATATCCTAGAACTAAAAGCTCAAGAAGGTGGAGAGTTAATTGTAAGTGCAGAGGTTGAGCAAATGTTAATTAAGTCAGTTTCTGGCGGAGTTATAAGAACAGCGGGTTCTTCAAATTTGCAAGATGTTCAAATTAATACCGGTGGTGTTTATGAAGGTAAAGGCTTTGTTACCAACTTTTCTACAATTAATGTAAATGCAGGATCAAGGGCAGAGATAAATGCAAAAGATTATGTAAAGGCAACTGTTAAAGCTGGTGGTGAAGTCCTGGTATTTGGCAATCCTAAGAAACTTGAAGAGAAAACGGTATTTGGCGGTACCATTAAAAGAATGCAATAG
- the ybeY gene encoding rRNA maturation RNase YbeY, which yields MINYNYLTEFKLVAENDFDSWITESCNTEGFSIIELNYIFCSDDYLLKINQDYLQHDYLTDIITFDYVSGKNVSGDLYISIDRIKENAEEFNVSFDNELKRVMVHGVLHLMGYSDKSDAATAEMRAKEEEKIKLFHVEQ from the coding sequence ATGATTAATTACAATTACCTAACAGAATTTAAACTTGTAGCAGAAAATGACTTTGATTCATGGATTACGGAATCTTGTAATACCGAAGGGTTTTCTATAATTGAACTTAACTACATTTTTTGTAGTGATGACTACTTGCTTAAAATAAATCAAGATTACTTACAACACGATTATCTAACTGATATTATCACTTTTGATTATGTGTCAGGAAAAAATGTATCGGGGGACCTTTACATTTCAATTGACCGCATTAAAGAAAACGCAGAAGAGTTTAATGTTTCATTTGATAATGAATTAAAACGCGTAATGGTTCATGGGGTTTTACATCTTATGGGTTATTCGGATAAATCGGATGCAGCTACTGCCGAAATGCGCGCTAAAGAAGAAGAAAAAATAAAGCTGTTCCACGTGGAACAATAG
- the rnr gene encoding ribonuclease R: MSKKNKKAKNHRKNEITRGIFTVLEKEPNKSFNYKQIAAKIDITDAQDRNILIKRLTELKEKKRIQEVDRGQYKVLEDTKSYHEGTVDVTGKGNAYIVVDGMDDDIFIPANKLNKAFHKDKVEVYIYPRSKSKKLEGEIVKVLERYKTTFVGIVDMQKTFAFVRPTDFRMYTDIFVSKDKLNGANDGEKVLVEITDWPDDVDSPFGKVTEVLGIPGEHDTEIHSILAEYGLPYSFPADVQNFADGLDTSIKEEEIKKRRDIRDVLTFTIDPKDAKDFDDALSFQKLENGNYEIGIHIADVSHYLQKDTILDDEAYERATSVYLVDRVVPMLPEVLSNNACSLRPNEEKYTFSAIFELDSNAIIRNQWFGRTVIDSNERFAYEEAQYIIENGNGNIPEDISIREAAYSVSNDVVEATLEMDRLAKIMRAKRMDQGALSFDKVEVRFNLDENSNPIGVYFKESKDANKLIEEFMLLANRKVAEFIGKQKPKKTFVYRIHDDPDPDKLMALNGIVSKFGHKLDFKDKKSISSSLNQLLQDVKGKKEQNMVDTLTIRSMSKAIYTIDNIGHYGLAFDYYTHFTSPIRRYPDVMVHRLLQHYLDGGSSANAEEYEKKCKHSSDMEYLASSAERDSIKYMQIKFMQDHKDEEFRGVISGVTEWGIYVEIIDNKCEGMIRIRDIKGDYYIFDEKQYAIVGERTKKTYTLGDEITVMVKSTDLVKRHLDFALIPDNNK; this comes from the coding sequence ATGTCGAAGAAGAATAAGAAGGCGAAGAACCATAGAAAGAACGAAATTACGAGAGGAATTTTTACCGTTCTTGAAAAGGAGCCGAATAAAAGTTTCAACTATAAGCAGATTGCTGCTAAAATTGATATCACAGATGCTCAAGATAGAAATATCCTTATTAAAAGGTTAACTGAGCTTAAAGAGAAAAAAAGAATTCAAGAAGTTGATAGAGGTCAGTATAAAGTTTTAGAAGATACAAAGTCTTATCATGAAGGTACTGTAGATGTTACCGGTAAAGGTAATGCCTATATTGTCGTAGATGGTATGGACGATGATATCTTTATACCTGCCAATAAATTAAATAAAGCTTTTCATAAAGATAAAGTAGAAGTATATATTTATCCTAGAAGTAAGAGTAAAAAGCTTGAAGGTGAAATAGTTAAAGTACTTGAAAGATATAAAACAACTTTCGTTGGTATTGTTGATATGCAGAAGACTTTTGCATTTGTAAGACCTACAGATTTTAGAATGTATACTGATATTTTTGTTTCAAAGGATAAATTAAATGGAGCAAATGATGGTGAAAAGGTTTTAGTAGAAATTACTGATTGGCCAGATGATGTTGATTCTCCTTTTGGTAAAGTAACCGAAGTTTTAGGTATACCTGGTGAACATGATACTGAAATTCATTCCATTTTAGCGGAGTATGGTTTACCATATTCTTTTCCTGCAGATGTTCAGAATTTTGCAGATGGTTTAGATACTAGCATTAAAGAAGAAGAAATTAAAAAACGTAGAGATATACGAGATGTTCTAACGTTTACTATTGATCCAAAAGATGCAAAAGATTTTGATGATGCATTATCGTTTCAAAAATTAGAAAATGGTAATTATGAAATAGGTATTCATATTGCCGATGTTTCTCATTACTTACAAAAAGACACCATTTTAGATGATGAAGCTTATGAAAGAGCAACATCTGTTTATTTAGTAGATCGTGTGGTACCTATGTTACCAGAAGTACTTTCTAACAATGCTTGTTCATTAAGACCAAATGAAGAAAAATATACTTTTTCTGCAATTTTTGAATTAGATAGCAATGCAATTATAAGAAATCAATGGTTTGGAAGAACTGTAATCGATTCTAACGAACGTTTTGCATATGAAGAGGCACAGTATATCATTGAGAACGGTAACGGTAACATACCAGAAGATATATCTATAAGAGAAGCGGCATATAGCGTTTCTAATGATGTTGTAGAAGCTACATTAGAAATGGATAGGCTTGCTAAAATTATGCGTGCTAAGCGTATGGATCAAGGTGCGCTTTCTTTTGATAAAGTTGAAGTACGTTTTAATCTAGATGAAAATAGTAATCCAATAGGTGTTTACTTCAAAGAATCTAAAGATGCTAATAAACTAATTGAAGAGTTTATGTTATTAGCAAATAGAAAAGTGGCAGAATTTATTGGAAAACAAAAACCTAAAAAGACTTTTGTTTATAGAATTCATGACGATCCAGACCCAGATAAGTTAATGGCTTTGAATGGTATCGTCTCAAAATTTGGACATAAATTAGATTTCAAGGATAAGAAATCTATAAGTTCTTCTTTAAACCAATTACTACAAGATGTAAAGGGTAAAAAAGAACAGAATATGGTAGATACGCTTACAATACGTAGTATGAGTAAAGCTATTTATACTATTGATAATATTGGGCATTATGGATTAGCTTTTGATTATTATACCCATTTTACTTCTCCAATTAGAAGATACCCTGATGTAATGGTGCATAGATTATTACAGCATTATTTAGATGGTGGTAGTTCTGCAAATGCCGAGGAATACGAGAAAAAATGTAAGCATTCTTCAGATATGGAATATTTAGCATCAAGTGCTGAACGTGATTCTATTAAATACATGCAGATTAAATTCATGCAGGATCATAAAGACGAAGAATTCCGCGGAGTTATTAGTGGTGTTACTGAATGGGGAATCTATGTTGAAATCATTGATAATAAATGTGAAGGCATGATTCGTATTAGAGACATCAAAGGAGATTATTATATCTTTGATGAGAAGCAATACGCCATAGTGGGTGAACGTACCAAGAAGACTTATACTTTAGGTGATGAGATTACTGTTATGGTAAAAAGCACCGATTTAGTTAAAAGGCATTTAGATTTTGCTTTAATTCCAGATAACAATAAATAA
- a CDS encoding class I SAM-dependent methyltransferase: MPNNILKISTKDYLVTQESFQLEYDSKSDMLVTKPVPEDLEKYYDPNNYISHSDSANGLLEKIYQTVKKNTLNKKVKLINKYTIEEKKLLDIGCGTGEFLINAKNKNWKTVGVELNENARKKATDKNLEIYKSLDAINNQKFDVITLWHVLEHLPDLDKQINKITSLLNKNGTLIIAVPNYKSYDAQYYKEFWAAYDTPRHLWHFSQNAIKTIFRNKKIEVVETLPMYFDSYYVSLLSEKYKTGSSNYFKAFYRGLISNMKAKTSSEYSSLIYVLKKE; encoded by the coding sequence ATGCCTAATAATATTTTAAAAATCTCCACAAAAGATTATTTAGTAACTCAAGAATCATTTCAATTAGAATATGATTCTAAATCAGATATGCTAGTTACAAAACCAGTACCCGAAGATTTAGAAAAATATTACGACCCAAATAATTACATTTCACATTCCGATAGTGCCAATGGTTTACTTGAAAAAATTTATCAAACTGTAAAAAAGAACACGCTAAATAAAAAAGTAAAGCTGATAAATAAATATACTATTGAAGAAAAAAAATTACTTGATATAGGATGTGGAACCGGAGAATTTCTAATCAATGCAAAAAACAAAAATTGGAAAACAGTAGGGGTTGAGTTAAATGAAAACGCAAGAAAGAAAGCTACAGATAAAAACCTAGAGATTTACAAATCATTAGATGCTATTAATAATCAAAAATTTGATGTTATAACACTATGGCATGTACTAGAACATCTACCAGATTTAGACAAACAGATAAATAAAATTACATCTCTTTTAAATAAAAATGGGACACTCATTATAGCTGTTCCAAATTATAAATCATATGACGCTCAATACTACAAAGAGTTTTGGGCGGCTTACGATACACCAAGACATCTTTGGCACTTTTCACAGAATGCAATAAAAACTATATTTAGAAATAAAAAAATAGAAGTAGTTGAAACGCTACCAATGTATTTTGATTCTTACTATGTGTCACTATTATCAGAAAAATATAAAACTGGTTCATCAAATTACTTCAAAGCATTTTACAGAGGATTAATATCAAATATGAAGGCAAAGACATCTAGCGAGTATTCTTCTCTAATATATGTGCTCAAAAAAGAGTAA
- the dcm gene encoding DNA (cytosine-5-)-methyltransferase has translation MKKLKVIELFAGVGGFRLGLEDTENYEVVWSNQFEPSTKAQHASTVYEARFGHENHRNEDISEVPTKDIPDADILVGGFPCQDYSVAATLNNSKGLIGKKGVLWWSIHRILSEKKNPPKYLFLENVDRLLKSPSNQRGRDFAIMLKSLDDLGYAVEWRVINAADYGMPQRRRRIFFLGYHKSTPLYKQFKKATAQEWIFEKGTIATAFPITSTSSKIISFDITDDLVSLSENFNLGEKLSPFQNTGVFIKGKVYTTKTTASYIGKRTVLADVLQKGRIPEEFYIPEEEHDKWYYLKGSKKETRTSKSGFAYHYNEGSMIFPDALDNASRTIITGEGGKSASRFKHVINTKKGLRRLTPVELERLNMFPDDHTLLEGISNTKRAFFMGNALVVGVVKKIGKVLSEKIKST, from the coding sequence ATGAAGAAACTAAAGGTCATAGAACTTTTTGCGGGTGTTGGTGGATTTCGCTTAGGATTAGAGGATACTGAGAACTACGAAGTAGTTTGGAGTAACCAATTTGAGCCTAGTACGAAAGCACAGCATGCCTCTACAGTCTATGAAGCTAGATTCGGTCATGAGAATCACAGAAATGAAGATATTTCTGAGGTACCCACTAAAGACATACCAGATGCCGATATTTTAGTTGGAGGATTTCCTTGCCAAGATTATTCTGTTGCGGCTACATTAAATAACTCTAAAGGACTTATAGGTAAGAAAGGGGTTTTATGGTGGAGCATTCATAGAATTTTATCGGAAAAGAAAAATCCGCCTAAGTACTTATTTCTTGAAAATGTAGATAGATTATTAAAATCTCCATCAAACCAAAGAGGCAGAGATTTTGCCATAATGCTTAAAAGTTTAGATGACTTAGGTTATGCCGTAGAATGGAGAGTTATTAATGCTGCAGATTACGGAATGCCGCAAAGAAGAAGACGTATTTTTTTCTTAGGCTATCATAAATCTACTCCGCTTTATAAACAATTTAAAAAAGCTACAGCCCAAGAATGGATTTTTGAAAAAGGAACTATAGCAACCGCTTTTCCAATAACAAGCACTTCTTCAAAAATAATTTCGTTCGATATCACCGATGACCTGGTATCGCTATCTGAAAATTTTAATTTGGGTGAAAAATTATCTCCCTTTCAAAATACCGGCGTATTCATTAAAGGAAAAGTATACACAACTAAAACTACGGCTAGTTATATTGGTAAAAGAACAGTCTTAGCCGATGTTTTACAAAAAGGTCGTATACCTGAAGAATTCTACATTCCTGAAGAAGAACATGATAAATGGTATTATTTAAAAGGATCAAAAAAAGAAACCCGGACTTCTAAATCTGGTTTTGCTTACCATTATAATGAGGGTAGTATGATTTTTCCTGATGCCTTGGATAATGCGTCAAGAACAATCATAACTGGTGAAGGTGGTAAAAGTGCATCACGCTTTAAACATGTTATCAACACAAAAAAAGGATTACGTAGATTAACTCCTGTAGAATTAGAACGGTTGAATATGTTCCCAGATGATCATACATTACTGGAAGGAATTTCTAATACCAAAAGAGCTTTTTTTATGGGTAATGCTTTAGTGGTTGGTGTGGTTAAAAAAATAGGTAAAGTTCTTTCAGAAAAAATAAAATCAACTTAA
- a CDS encoding LysE family translocator: MLEDIQAAIPLGFFLSFMVGPVFFVLLQTSAVKGFRAAITFDIGVLLADVLFILVAYFSSFQLLENLSNQPGLYVFGGVILLVYGLVTFFKVDKKAITVDSKKIRKSDYFGLFVKGFLLNFINIGVLVFWLGIIIIVGPTLDNQPNRFFTFFATVLLSYFVTDIFKILLAKQLKRKLTPSRIVYVKKIIGIILVICGIVLIVKGFLPKDQFNIEQELERF; this comes from the coding sequence ATGTTAGAAGATATACAGGCAGCAATTCCTTTGGGCTTTTTCCTAAGCTTTATGGTTGGGCCGGTTTTCTTTGTCTTGTTACAAACAAGTGCAGTAAAGGGTTTTAGAGCTGCTATTACTTTTGATATTGGTGTTCTACTGGCAGATGTTTTATTTATTCTTGTAGCTTACTTTAGTAGTTTTCAACTTCTTGAAAATTTAAGTAATCAACCAGGTCTTTATGTTTTTGGTGGAGTTATACTTTTGGTTTATGGTCTTGTAACATTTTTTAAAGTTGATAAAAAAGCTATAACTGTAGATTCTAAAAAGATTCGTAAATCTGACTATTTTGGTCTTTTTGTAAAAGGATTTTTACTCAATTTTATTAATATTGGAGTACTTGTTTTCTGGTTAGGGATTATTATAATTGTTGGTCCTACTTTAGATAATCAACCAAATCGTTTCTTTACCTTTTTTGCTACTGTACTACTCTCCTATTTTGTTACAGATATTTTTAAAATACTTTTAGCAAAACAGTTAAAGCGTAAACTAACGCCAAGTAGAATTGTGTATGTAAAAAAGATTATCGGAATTATATTAGTGATCTGTGGTATCGTTTTAATCGTAAAAGGTTTTTTACCTAAAGATCAGTTTAATATAGAACAGGAGTTAGAAAGATTTTAG
- the mnmG gene encoding tRNA uridine-5-carboxymethylaminomethyl(34) synthesis enzyme MnmG produces MFGEEYDVIVVGGGHAGAEAAAAAANLGSKTLLVTMNLQNIGQMSCNPAMGGIAKGQIVREIDALGGYSGIVSDKSAIQFKMLNKSKGPAMWSPRTQNDRMRFAEEWRLMLERTPNVDFYQEMVSGLLIENHKVVGVKTSLGIDIRSKAVVLTNGTFLNGLIHIGEKQFGGGRAGEKAATGITEQLVELGFESGRMKTGTPPRVDGRSLDYSKMIVQPGDAIPEKFSYTNTKPLAHQRDCYMTHTSAMVHDLLREGFDRSPMFNGRIKSIGPRYCPSIEDKINRFADKDSHQMFIEPEGWETVEVYVNGFSTSLPEDVQFKALRSVVGFEKVKFFRPGYAIEYDYFPPTQLKHTLETKLIENLYFAGQINGTTGYEEAASQGLMAGINAHLKLKEENPLILKRNEAYIGVLIDDLITKGTEEPYRMFTSRAEYRTLLRQDNADLRLTPLSHAIGFATDSRMKRMEQKLEQSEALVNFFKETSVLPKDINPIFESVDSSLVKQSDKMYKAFSRPNVTMDHMLQLDAVSEFVEQNKFDGEILEQAEVQIKYSGYIAKEKINADKLHRLEAVKIPANFDYSKLKSLSFEAREKMTKIQPVTISQASRISGVTPSDISVLLVFLGR; encoded by the coding sequence ATGTTTGGAGAAGAATATGATGTAATTGTAGTTGGCGGAGGACACGCCGGTGCAGAAGCGGCAGCGGCAGCTGCAAACTTGGGTTCAAAAACCTTATTAGTAACCATGAATTTGCAAAATATAGGACAGATGTCTTGTAACCCAGCTATGGGAGGAATTGCAAAAGGACAAATTGTTAGAGAGATAGATGCACTTGGTGGATACAGCGGAATAGTATCTGACAAATCTGCGATACAATTTAAGATGCTAAACAAATCTAAGGGACCTGCGATGTGGAGCCCAAGGACTCAAAATGACAGAATGCGTTTTGCAGAAGAGTGGCGTTTAATGTTGGAACGCACACCAAACGTAGACTTTTATCAAGAAATGGTTTCTGGTTTGTTAATAGAAAATCATAAAGTAGTTGGTGTAAAAACATCTTTAGGTATAGATATAAGATCAAAAGCAGTTGTATTAACAAACGGTACTTTCTTAAATGGACTTATTCATATTGGTGAAAAACAATTTGGTGGAGGTAGAGCAGGAGAAAAGGCAGCAACTGGAATTACAGAACAATTAGTAGAATTAGGCTTTGAAAGTGGAAGAATGAAAACCGGAACTCCACCAAGAGTAGATGGAAGATCTTTAGATTATTCTAAAATGATTGTTCAACCTGGTGATGCTATTCCAGAAAAATTTTCATACACCAACACCAAACCATTAGCACATCAACGTGATTGTTACATGACACATACAAGTGCAATGGTTCATGATTTATTACGCGAAGGTTTTGATAGATCACCAATGTTCAATGGTAGAATAAAAAGTATTGGTCCAAGATACTGCCCGTCTATTGAAGATAAAATAAACAGATTTGCAGATAAAGACAGTCACCAAATGTTTATTGAACCTGAAGGTTGGGAAACTGTAGAAGTATATGTAAACGGATTTTCAACTTCTTTACCGGAAGATGTTCAGTTTAAAGCTTTGCGTTCTGTTGTTGGTTTTGAAAAAGTAAAATTCTTTAGACCAGGTTATGCAATAGAGTATGATTACTTTCCACCAACACAATTAAAGCATACACTAGAAACTAAGCTAATTGAAAATTTATATTTCGCCGGACAAATAAACGGAACTACTGGATATGAAGAAGCAGCATCGCAAGGTTTAATGGCTGGTATAAATGCGCATTTAAAACTAAAAGAAGAAAATCCTTTAATTCTAAAAAGAAACGAAGCTTACATTGGTGTCTTAATTGATGACCTAATTACAAAGGGTACAGAAGAACCATATAGAATGTTTACATCTCGCGCAGAATATAGAACCTTACTTAGACAAGATAATGCTGATCTAAGGTTAACACCATTAAGCCATGCTATAGGCTTTGCAACAGATTCAAGAATGAAAAGAATGGAGCAAAAACTAGAACAATCTGAAGCTCTTGTTAACTTCTTTAAAGAAACTAGTGTACTACCAAAAGACATCAATCCTATTTTTGAAAGTGTTGATTCGTCTTTAGTAAAACAATCAGATAAAATGTATAAAGCTTTTTCAAGACCAAACGTTACCATGGATCACATGCTTCAACTAGATGCAGTATCTGAATTTGTTGAACAAAATAAATTCGATGGTGAAATTCTTGAACAAGCAGAAGTACAGATCAAATACTCTGGTTACATTGCTAAAGAAAAAATAAACGCAGACAAACTTCATAGATTAGAAGCAGTAAAGATTCCTGCTAATTTTGATTACTCAAAATTGAAATCTTTATCTTTTGAAGCAAGAGAAAAAATGACAAAAATTCAACCAGTTACCATTTCTCAAGCATCAAGAATTAGTGGAGTTACGCCGAGTGACATCAGTGTACTTTTAGTTTTTCTTGGAAGGTAG
- a CDS encoding GNAT family N-acetyltransferase: MLDIKVISFKEFDIEELYNVLQLRSDIFVVEQDCVYLDIDGKDDKAIHVIGFKDNTVVAYTRIFKPGDYFDQVSIGRVAVHKNFRKFGYGKVIMEASIKAVEERFSENEIKISAQKYLTKFYTDLGFNAIGKEYLEDGIPHIEMIKK, encoded by the coding sequence ATGTTAGATATAAAGGTAATTAGTTTTAAAGAATTCGATATTGAAGAACTATACAATGTACTACAATTACGAAGCGATATTTTTGTTGTAGAACAAGATTGTGTTTATTTAGATATAGACGGTAAAGATGATAAAGCTATTCACGTAATCGGCTTTAAAGATAATACTGTAGTAGCGTATACTAGAATTTTTAAACCAGGCGATTATTTTGACCAAGTAAGCATTGGTAGAGTAGCAGTACATAAAAATTTTAGAAAATTTGGTTATGGTAAAGTGATTATGGAAGCTTCTATAAAAGCTGTAGAAGAACGTTTTAGTGAAAATGAAATAAAAATTTCAGCTCAAAAATACCTTACCAAATTTTATACTGATTTAGGATTTAATGCAATAGGAAAAGAATATCTAGAAGACGGTATACCACATATAGAAATGATCAAAAAATAA
- a CDS encoding SH3 domain-containing C40 family peptidase — MKRILLKRSFVLILIALNTACSVHIDEKKLLVKEIEIIKNTFAPDKRTALFNLEVLDGPSGFTMFGETNLPFAVDSLNSLLKEKGIKATNDIKILPGVELEGMTKAVINISAANLRSNPKHSAELATQATLGTVVNVLKKEGDWYLIQTPDMYLAWVDNGGIQLMNADDIKGWNTAAKIIYTDTYGHAFNTEESKNRISDIVAGSLLKLLSSNEEFFKIEFPDGRQGYISKDEAEEYDTWLSNLSYNADSLIATSKTLMGVPYLWGGTSTKGVDCSGYTKTIYYLNGMVIPRDASQQVHAGKPIDSIADFSKLQKGDLLFFGRKATETTSEKVVHVGMWIGDNQFIHSSEMVRISSVDKDSPNYDAFNVGRYLRTQRLLNEDDPLLLNLNITKPLKD, encoded by the coding sequence ATGAAGAGAATACTATTAAAGAGGTCTTTTGTATTGATTTTGATTGCTTTAAATACAGCCTGCAGTGTACATATTGACGAAAAGAAATTATTGGTTAAAGAAATTGAAATCATAAAAAACACATTTGCACCAGATAAACGTACTGCTCTTTTCAATTTAGAAGTGTTAGATGGTCCGTCCGGTTTTACCATGTTCGGTGAAACTAATTTACCATTCGCTGTAGATTCTTTAAATAGTCTTTTAAAAGAAAAGGGAATAAAAGCCACTAACGATATTAAAATTTTACCTGGAGTTGAGTTGGAGGGTATGACCAAAGCAGTTATTAATATATCTGCTGCAAACCTTAGAAGCAACCCTAAACATTCAGCAGAATTAGCAACACAAGCAACTTTGGGTACTGTTGTTAACGTACTAAAAAAAGAAGGAGATTGGTACTTAATACAGACACCAGATATGTATTTAGCTTGGGTAGATAATGGAGGAATACAATTAATGAATGCTGATGATATTAAAGGGTGGAATACTGCAGCTAAAATTATTTATACAGATACTTATGGGCATGCATTTAATACTGAAGAGAGTAAGAATAGAATATCAGATATTGTTGCAGGAAGCTTATTAAAACTATTAAGTAGTAATGAGGAGTTTTTTAAAATAGAATTTCCAGATGGTAGACAGGGGTACATTTCTAAAGACGAAGCAGAAGAATACGATACTTGGTTATCAAATTTAAGTTATAACGCAGATTCACTTATTGCTACTTCAAAAACCTTAATGGGTGTACCGTATTTATGGGGTGGTACTTCTACAAAAGGTGTTGATTGTAGCGGTTACACAAAGACTATCTATTACTTAAATGGTATGGTAATTCCGAGAGATGCATCTCAGCAAGTGCACGCTGGTAAGCCTATAGATTCTATTGCAGATTTCAGCAAATTACAGAAAGGAGATTTGTTGTTCTTCGGAAGAAAAGCAACCGAAACAACTTCAGAAAAAGTAGTTCATGTAGGTATGTGGATCGGTGATAACCAATTTATACATTCATCTGAAATGGTACGTATAAGCAGTGTTGATAAAGATTCGCCAAATTATGATGCGTTTAATGTAGGTAGATATTTAAGAACCCAACGCTTATTAAATGAAGATGATCCTTTACTTCTAAACCTAAATATTACAAAACCGTTAAAAGATTAA
- the rpiB gene encoding ribose 5-phosphate isomerase B yields the protein MKIAIGNDHAGTEYKLAIIGLLKSIHVEVINYGTDGTDSVDYPDFAHPVAQDVENGIADYGILICGSGNGACMTANKQQNVRAALCWTKEITKLAREHNDANILSLPARYISLPQALEMVSTFINTSFEGGRHERRIEKIPLQ from the coding sequence ATGAAAATAGCTATTGGTAATGACCATGCTGGTACAGAATACAAGTTAGCTATTATAGGTTTACTTAAATCTATACATGTTGAAGTTATTAACTATGGTACAGATGGTACTGATAGTGTTGATTATCCTGACTTTGCACACCCTGTGGCACAAGATGTTGAAAATGGTATTGCGGATTATGGAATTTTAATCTGTGGTAGTGGTAATGGGGCTTGTATGACCGCTAATAAGCAACAAAATGTAAGAGCAGCCCTTTGTTGGACAAAAGAGATAACTAAATTAGCTAGAGAACATAATGATGCAAATATATTAAGCTTACCTGCAAGGTATATTTCTTTACCTCAGGCACTTGAAATGGTTTCAACCTTTATAAACACTTCTTTTGAAGGTGGTAGGCATGAACGCAGAATTGAAAAGATTCCACTTCAGTAG
- a CDS encoding OmpH family outer membrane protein, whose translation MKNLILIFAITLLASCQQEKIGYVDNVKLMDEYQQKIDVESKFKVKADALAKTRDSISQAFQFEAQAFQTKAQKMSQSKAQEEYAAMQQRGQIIGQQLQQQDQQLQMEGQTEMDSIVSKVKKEIKAYGQTNGYSYILGGGDGGSVLYGKEANDLTDEIVKLLNDKYKK comes from the coding sequence ATGAAAAACCTAATTTTAATTTTCGCTATCACATTATTAGCATCTTGCCAACAAGAAAAAATTGGATACGTGGATAACGTAAAATTGATGGATGAGTACCAACAAAAAATTGATGTTGAATCTAAATTCAAAGTTAAGGCAGATGCCTTAGCAAAAACTAGAGATAGTATTTCTCAAGCTTTTCAATTTGAAGCACAAGCTTTTCAAACTAAAGCTCAGAAAATGTCTCAATCAAAAGCTCAAGAAGAATATGCAGCAATGCAACAAAGAGGTCAGATTATTGGTCAACAACTTCAACAGCAAGATCAACAATTGCAAATGGAAGGTCAGACTGAAATGGACAGCATAGTTTCTAAAGTTAAAAAAGAAATTAAAGCATACGGCCAAACAAATGGATACTCTTACATTCTAGGCGGTGGAGATGGAGGTAGCGTTCTTTACGGTAAAGAAGCTAACGATTTAACTGATGAAATAGTGAAGTTACTTAACGATAAGTACAAGAAATAA